GTGCGATGTTGCGGAAATCGCCGAAGGCGTTGACCATCTCAAGACTGACGTCGACGCCCACCTTGGCAAAGTCCTGCTTAATGGTCTCGCACATGTCAGCCCACTCGGGTATGACGTTGCTAGTGCGGAGGCAGTTGAGGATGCTCTTGAATCCGTTGGGAAAGCCGGCCTGGGTCAGGAGCTGTTTGGCCTTGGCTACGTCATAGGCGTAGGGCCAGCCGCCGGCCTTGCCGGTCTTGCCCTCAGGGCCGGGGAAGGGAGCCTAGGAGTCCTTGAAGTCGGAGCGCCAGGGCGGGAAGTAGTCAACCAAGGGGAAGCCCTGGCTGTTGTAGTAAGCCTTGTTGAAGGCATCGCGGTTAATAGCGTGGTTGAGGGCCAGGCGGACGTCAGGCTTTCTCAAGGGGTCGTTGGGGTCGTAACCGCCGGGGCTCTTGCCGCAGGTGGGGACGCCGGAGCCTGGGAGGACCTTGCCGTCCTTGCAGTATACGTCCTCCCGGTAGTAGATGAGGCCTAAGCCCTGGTGGACCGAGGGGAAGGTGGACTTAGCGGTCTTGAAGCCGGCGCTGGTGATAGTGGCCCGCTGGGCGCGGACCAGGGGGATGATGTCAGCCTCTTTGGCCAGAAGCATGGCCTGCCGGGTGGCGGCTTCCTGGACCAGGAGGACCTGGCGCTCATGGAACTCAGGGGTCCTGCGGTAGTGGTTTTCCACTCTTGCATGGAGGAACTCCTGGTTAATGGCGTGCTTGACGTAGGTCCAGGGGCCGTTGCCGACGGGATCGGCCTTGAATCCGGCCTCGCCGCCGACGGCGGTCCAGTGTTGGACGCTCATGACGCCGGACTCCCACTCATCGGACATGAAGAAACCCAGGTCCAGGATGACGTTGGGAGCATGGATGACGGCGGTGAAGTCGTTAGGGAACTCCCAGTTGGCCATACCGCCAAATCGAGCGGTCCATTCGCCGGGGCTTCTGGTGTCTTTGGAGCCGTAGGGGCCGCCTTCACCGTTTAGGAGTTCCCATGTTAGCTGGAGGTCCTTGACGGAGAGGGTGTAGCCTGGGATAGCTTTGCCAGCCTTGTAGAAGGGGACGCCCTGTCTCAGGTTGAAGGTCCAGTCCTTGCCGTTGGGGGCAACGGACCAGGAGGTGGCCAACTCGGGCTGTTCCTCGTTGGTGAGAATGCCCCGGCCGATGAGGTGGTCGTACTGGGCGTTAAGCTTTTCCGACACCTGGGACTGGGTGTAAGGGGCGGTCTGCTGCTCAGCGGGAGCAGGGAGGGCGATGACCAGCCGAGGTTTGACGGGGACTTTGGGCGCCGAGGTGGCTGCAGCCGTAGGTGTAGCCGCTCGGGTGGGGGTGGCGGTGGGCGCAGCAGCCGTGACAGTCTGGCCCGGAGCCGGGGTGGTGGCAGCAGGTCGCGTAGGAGTAGCGGTGGCAGCCGGCGGGGTGGTGGCAGCGGGGCGAGCAGTAGCAGTGGCGGTGGGGTCATCGTCGCCGCAGGCAGCGATGAAAATGGATAGCCCGGCCAGGGCTAAGAGGGGGACGAAGAGACGAAGCAGAGGTCTGAGAGTCCGTAAATCCACGATACACCTCCTAAGAAGTTGGGGCTACAGGGACGGAGATTCCTGGGACGATAATCGGCTGTAACAACAGGCCGAAGAGATGAGAGGCGTTAGGTTCTATAGGTTCTGCTGTATTTATGATAATTACTGATTAACGCCATTTTTCACCCTATATTTAAGGGATTTCGGATAATAATAAAAAATCGCCCTAAGATAATCTTGAATTTGTGACGAGGATATTGATAGGATTTGGCGAGCAAGACAAGATGGATTTGGGTGCGCTCAACAAAGTGCGCTCTTTAAATTACATATCCGCATCTGAAGGATGGCGGTTTCTGACGAATCATGCCAGAGTACTGCTATTTTTCGACCGACACAAGCGAGTGACAATAAGGGAAGTATCGGACGCGCTGGACCTGGCAGAACCTTCAGTGCGACGGATCATCTCGCAGCTGAGCGAGGCGGGATACGTGAAGAAGCGGCTGGAGCGGGGCGTTAACCTGTACGTAATTTCGGCGAAGATGCCGATGAGGTCGAGGGAGCTTAGCCAAGTACCTGTCAGCGTTATAATCAACGCATTGCACAAAGCCCTCGATAGCACGCAGCGCTCGGATAATTAGGACGGCTTACCTGGGAGGGTGCGGGGAGGGAGGCCGAGTCCAGCTTTCCCTTTAGAGCGTCATCGTGGTAACATTACCTTTTGTTCACCGACTATTAACTTTGTGATTCATGAGGAGCGTCATGGCAGACACTGTTACTCTGACACTGGAACCCCGGTTGGTCCTGGGCAAGAAGGTGCGGGCGCTGCGCCGCGAGGGCGTGGTGCCGGTACATATATATGGAAGGGACTACCAGTCCCAGAGCCTACAGTGCAACGTGAAGCTGCTCCTCGGCGTGCTGGTGAAGGCTGGAACGAACACGCCCATTGCGCTGGATATCGGAGACGGAAAGGAGCCTCAGCTGGCCCTGGTGAGGGAGATACAGTGGGGGCCCATTAGAGGCGAGATTTTGCATGTGGACTTCCTGCACGTGGATGTGACGCAGGAAGTGACGACCCGCGTGCCTCTTGTGCTGAGGGGCGAGTCGGCGGGGGCGCGGTTGGTGAGCGGCACGGTGGTGCAGCAGCTTCGCGAGCTGGAGATTCGCACGCTGCCGCTCAACATACCGGCGGAGATTATCGTGGACGCAACGCTGCTGAAGGAGGCGGATGACGTTGTGCGGGTGAAGAACCTGACGTTGCCGCAGGGAGTGACGCCGCTGGCGGACCCGGAAGAAACGATAGCGCGGATTGAGGTTATTAAGGAAGAGGTGGCGGCACCCACACCCGAGGCGGTGGCTGCGGAAGGAGCAGCGGAGGGAGCCGCGCCGGCGGCGGCTGTGGAGGGCGCGGCCGGGGCGCAGGCGAAGCCTGGCGCCAAGCCCGGGGCTGCGGCCCAGGCGAAACCCGGGGCTGCCGCAAAGCCGGGGGCTGGGGCGCAAGCGAAGCCCGGGGCCAAGCCTGGCGCCAAGCCGTAGAGCGGGCCCTGTCTCCTTCCGCAGGAGAGAGGGCACAGGAAACCTTGCCCCTAGATTAGTGATGGCACCTTCCAGCGAGAAGGCGAGGCCTGGGCAGTATCGTCGCCAGATTCTTCGACTACGCCCTAGTACGAGCTTCGCTCGGAGTGCAAAGCTAACCCTTTGGGAATTGTCTGAGTGGTAAATATGGAGGGCTAGCTGGGGAGGCGGGCGCCCAGTATGGAGGGGTAGCCCCGGAGGAAGTCTTGGGCGGAGGCGGAGCGTTTTCCTTCTATTTGCAGGGCGGTAACCTTGAGAAGCCCTTTTCCTGTGACGACGGCTAAGCCTTTGCCCGTCGACGGGTGGTTTACCACGGAGCCGGGGACGCTGCTACTGGACTCGCCTGGAAGGGGCTGGGCCTCTAGAATTTTGAGGGCTTTGCCTTGCCAGCGGGTGTAGAGGCCGGGCCAGGGGGTGAAGGCACGAAGGCGGCGGTGCAGATCCTGAGCGGTCAATTCCCAGGAGGCATCCCCGTCTTCTTTTTCGATTTTTCGGGTGTGGGTGGCGAGGGAAGGGTCCTGGAGGGCTAGTTTGAGGCGGCGGCTGGTCCATGCGGGGAGGGTATGGAGGAGGAGGGAGGCGCCTTCATCGAAAAGGCGATGCGTTAGGGTCTCGGCGGTGTCGTCGGGGGCGATGGAGGCCTCTTTTTGGGCGAGGATGGGGCCGGTATCGAGGCCTTGGTCCAGGAGCATGAGGGTAACGCCGGTGACATCAAGGCCCTGGAGGATGGCGGTGACGACGGGCGAGGGGCCGCGGAGTTTGGGGAGGAGGGAGGGGTGGATGTTGATGAAGCCGTGGGGGGGGAGGGCCAGAAAGGCAGGGGGGACCAGCAGGCCATAGGCGGCGACAATGACGACGTCTGGCGCGAGGGTGGCGAACTGTTGCAGGGCGTCGGATTTGCGGAGGGAGGGGGGCTGGAGGACGTGGAGGCCGCGCTGGAGGGCGAACTGCTTGACGGGGGACTCGGTCCGGGAAAGGCCCCGGCCGGAGGGCCGGTCAGGCGCGGAATAGACGGCGACGACCTGGTAGGGAGGCTCTACAAGGACGTTCAAGGCAGACAGAGCGAAGGAAGGGGTACCCATGAAGATAACTCGCATGGAATGATTATATAGAAATCGTCACCAGGTATCGCAACCGGGAAAGGAAAGCGCCAGGTGCAAATAAGAGGCCAGGAAGGTAGCCCTAAGCAGTACGCAGGGGGGATATATAACTCCTGAAGGTAAAGAAGGGGTCAATAAATTACGCAAAGCAATAAAGTTGGCAAAAATGTGCTATACAAAATATAAAAACTAAGTGGAACATAAATCCTTAGCGTAACGAATTTTATTTTGCCACCCATTTCGTGACTTTCCCCCTTGAAATACTAGTTGGCAGTTGCTATTGTCGGCCTGTCAGATGCAAGAAAAGATTATGGAAACCAGGGAACATCAAGCACGGGCCATTTGGTCTGCCGTGCTGGGGGAGCTGCAGTTACAGCTCCCACCGTCGTCTTTCGAGACGTGGCTGAAGGGGACTGAGGGGGTGGCGGTGGACGGACAGCGGCTGCTGGTGCGTGCGCCGAACGCCTTTGCGGCAGAGTGGCTGGAGAAGCGGCTGCATGCGCTGGTATCCAGGACGATTGAAAAGGTGAGCCGACAGGCGCTAGAGCCTTTCTTTCAGGTCCGCCCCACAGCGGCTAGTGAGATGGAGACGGAGAGGCCCCAGGGGAGCCAAGAGGGGGGTTCGCCGTCGCAGTGGGCAGAGCCGCCGCAGTTCAAACCGAACCGCCGCTATACATTTGATTCCTTTGTGGTGGGGCCTTCGAACAGGCTGGCGTTTGCGGCGTCGAAGGCGGTGGCGGGGACGCCTGGGGAGAGCCACAATCCGCTGTTCATATATTCGGGAGCCGGTCTGGGGAAGACACATCTGCTCCATGCCATAGCCCATTCCTGCTTGCAGCAGCGGATAAGGTTCCTTTACGTGACCTCAGAGCATTTCACCAACGATTTTGTAACGTCGGTGCGGGAGAAGGCTATGGACCAGTTCCGGTCTAGGTACCGGGGCGTGGACGTTCTGCTGATGGACGACGTGCAGTTTCTGAGCGGGAAGGAGCAGACGCTGGAGGGTTTTTTCCACACCTTCAACGACCTGCACAACAGCAACCGACAGGTGGTGATCACGTCAGACCAGACGCCGCAGTCGATACCGGCTATAGAGGAGCGGCTGCGGTCCCGGTTCGCGTGGGGACTTATCGCGGACATACAGCCGCCTTCGTCGGACACTCGCGTGGCCATACTGGAGGCCCGCGCCAGGGAGATGGGGATTGGGGTAATGAGAGATGTGCTGGGGTATATTGCGCAGCATATAAATGGAAGCGTTCGAGAGCTGGAGGGGGCGCTGAACCGGACGGTGGCGATGGCGCGGGCGGAGGGACGCGAGCCGCACCTGGAGATGGCGAAGCAGGCGCTGCAAGGGCTGGAGTGCCAGGCCCGTATGACACCTAGGACGCCGGAAATGGTGCTGAGGGCGGTGGGAGAGGTGTTTTCCGTGCCGCGGGAGGAGCTGCTAGGGAAGAAGCGGCACAAGGAGCTGGCGCTGGCGCGGCACGTGACGATGTACCTGCTACGGCACGAGTTAGACTTAGAGGTGGCGCGGATAGGCCGGGTTCTGGGCGGAAAGAACCACGCGACGATTCTTCATGGCATTGAGAGGGTAACGGCGGAGCTGCCTGGCAACGCGCTGCTTAGGGAGAGGGTGGAGGCTACGAAGGCGGCGCTGGGGAGGTCGTAGGCAGGACGCGTCCTGCACCTTCAGCTTTACGGGTCTTGGTTAGAGTAGGGAAGTAGGTCTGGAAATCGTTGGGTTGGCACAGGGGCAATGAGAGAGCCACGGCTGGCTTAGGATTCTGGCATAGCCTCTTCGACTTCGAGCAGCGTACGGCCGTTCGCTCAGGATGACAATTCTCTTTTTATTGACCACGCTTAGTATGCTTTCGGACGTTTAGGAGATCTGTGGGTAACTTCACTGAATCGCGTGGAGATGTTCTCTATTACAACGGGACAAAGGGTTGGTCTAGGTTGACAGATAACACACGAATTGGCGGCGGGGCGGAAGGGCGGCAGTTTTCAACATCGGCTACGATTCTAGAGAGAGTAGATGGTGCTAGAATTGAGGTGTTATCCACAATCCCGCCAGGAGAGCTCAGATTCAGAGAGGAAGTTATCAAGGTCATTATTATTACGACTGTTATTAGATATGAATACATATGATAGATAAAGCAAGGATACGGGTATCATCAGGAAAGGGAGGGAACGGGAGCGTCAGCTTTCGGAGAGAGAAGTTTGTGCCGAAGGGGGGGCCGGATGGAGGGGAAGGAGGAGAGGGCGGCAGTGTGTATATTCGTGGAGATGCGTCGTTAAACACGCTTATCGATTTCAGATACAGGTCTATTTATAAAGCGGGGGATGGGGGGCATGGGCGCGGGCAGAATAAGACGGGGGCGCATGGAGCGGACCTGACGATTCGGGTGCCCATAGGGACAGTTGTATCGGTGTTGGAGGAGGGAATAGAGAGGCCAGCGCTGGATGTGCTGGATGAGGAGCGTGTTCTGCTGGTGAGGGGCGGGAAGGGCGGTCGAGGGAATATAAGGTTTGCGACGTCAGTGAACCAAACGCCGATGCTGGCGGAAGCGGGGGAGGATGGGCAGGAGTTCGAGCTGACGCTGGAGCTGAAGCTGCTGGCGGACGTGGGAATAGTGGGGATGCCGAACGCGGGGAAGTCGACGCTGATTGGGGTGTGCTCTGCGGCCAAACCTAAGATAGCGGACTACCCGTTCACCACGCTGGAGCCGGTGCTGGGGGTGGCGGAATATAAAGGGATGAGATTCCTGCTGATGGAAGTGCCCGGGCTTATTGAGGGCGCGCACACGGGGACGGGGCTTGGCCACGATTTCCTTCGACACGCGGAGCGGACGCGGCTGCTGTGGCATCTGGTGGACGGGTCGGCGCCGGATGTGGAGGGACGAGTCGACGTTATCAACCAGGAGCTGCAACACTTTGGGTCGGAGCTGGCTGAGAAGCCGCAGATTTTGGTCGTCAATAAGATGGACACTGCGGAAGCCCAAGAGTCTTTAGAAAGCGTAAAAAGAGTGGTAGAGTCTCTGGGCGTCAGGGCGTTCTATATATCGGCGGCGGGACGACAGGGGTTGGAGCCGCTGCTGGCCCACACGGCGGAGGCGCTGGCGTCGATGCCGAGGGCGCTGGCAGGGGAGACGGCGCTACGGGGGGAACTGCCGCTCCGGAGACCGCCAAAAGGGGCAGCCGAGGTGCATAAGGAGGCGGGCACTTTCGTAGTCGATTCGCCCAGGGCGATTCGGCTGGCGGCGATGGCGAATATGAGGGACAGGTGGGCGCGGCTGCAATTGTGGAAGGAGATGGAGAAGATGGGAGTAGTGGAGGCGCTAGAGAGGGCGGGGGTGAAGGAGGGCGACACGGTGAGGGTAGGCTTGATAGAGATGGAGTGGCAATAGAGTGAAGATAGGCATATTGGGCGGCACCTTCGACCCCATCCACCTGGGGCATTTGATTGTGGCGGAGGAGGCGAGGGTGAGGCTGGGGCTGGAGGAGGTGCTGTTTGTGCCGACGGGGAAGCCGTGGATGAAGGAAGGGACGCCGGTGTCGGAGGCGAAGCACAGGCTGAACATGGCGCGGCTGGCGATATCGACCAACCCGTTCTTTAGACTGTCGGCGATGGAGATAGAGAGGCCGGGGCCGTCGTATACCGTCGACACGCTGACAGTGCTGAGGGAAGAGTATGGGCCGGAGGCGGAGATGTTCTTTATCCTGGGGGTGGACTCGCTGGCGGGGTTCCACGAGTGGAAGGAGCCGCGGCGCATACTGGAGATGGCGACGCTGGTGGCAGTGACCCGGCCCGGGTACGAGGTGCCGCAAACGAAGGTGTTTAACGGCGCGCTGGGAGGGATGGAGAACCGGCTAAAGACGCTGGATGGGGTGAGGGTGGAGATCAGCGGTCGGGACCTGAGGAGGCGGGTGAAGGAGGGGCTTTCGATCCGGTACAGAGTATGCAGCCCGGTGGGGAAGTATATTTATGACCACGGACTATATTTAGACCGAGTAAAAAATGAGTAAAGTCGTCGAGCGGCTGCTGGAAAGGGCGCTGGAATTGGAGGCGCTGAAGTATGGAGACTTTACATTGTCGTCAGGGAAGAAGAGCAGTTATTACTTCGATGGGAGGCGGCTGACGCTGGACCCGGAGGGTAGCTGGCTGGTGGGGCAGGCGGTGTTCGGGCTGCTGAAGGGGACGGGGGTGGAGGCCATTGGTGGGCTGACGCTGGGGGCGGACCCGATGGTGGCGGCGGTGGCGATGACGAGCCACCAGTCGGGGCAGCCGATAAGCGGGTTCATTGTTAGGAAGGAGGCGAAGGCGCACGGGACGAGGCAGGGGATAGAGGGGCCGCTGCGGCAGGGAAGTCGAGTGGCGATTGTGGATGATGTATGCACGACAGGAGGGTCTATATTTCAGGCTATCGCGGCGGCGGAGGGGTACGGGTGCAAGGTGGCGATGACAGCGGCGATTCTGGACCGGCGGGAGGGGGGGAGCGAGGAGCTGGCGCGTCGGGGGTATAAGTTCACGTCGCTGCTGGCGGCGACGGCGGAGGGGAAGGTGGGGGTGGTGGGGTAGGGGGGAGGGGTCAGATGGGAGGCCGGCTCTGTGCATAGATCCTTCGCGGGGCTCAGGATGACAATTCTATTTTTGCTACCTACCCCCGGAATGTTTAGCTGACGTCTCAGGGAAGGCATGGTAAGTGGGACGGGACGTGATGGTTGCAGATGTGTCGTTGAGGTTTCTCGACTACCCTCGAAATGACGTATCACCTTACCCCACCAAAACAGATGTGATAAAAAGGGCGCCTCTGAACAAGAGGCGCCCTTTTTGGCGAGATGGGGGAGGTTAGGCGTTGGCGCGGGAGTGGTCCCAGTCGGGGAGGGCCATGTAGCCTTCCAGGGGGACTTTGACTTTTAGGGGGAGGCCCTGGGCTTCTTTGAGTCGCTGGAGGTTGTAGAGGTGGGTTATGACTTCAAAGTAGAGGTGCCGGAAGGTAGCTTCCAGGGACATGTAGGTAAAGCCGGCCTGTGTGGGATGCCATCGGACGCCGGTAGGGTGGGCTTTGGCGAACTGTTTCCAGTGGGGGGGAGTGTCGGGACGGGGGACTTCCTTGTCGCGGAGGGATTTTAGGGTCTCGCGCTCCAGGATGTGCTGGGCGAGGTCCAGGCCGTCGTGGAGCTTTTTGAGGAGGTGTTTCATGGTGGGGTATTTCTTTTCGTCCAGCCACCAGCCGTTGGGGGACTTTTCGTAGTCGGCCCAGTCGCCCAGGCTGGCGTAGCCTTCCGGGAAGAGGACGGGGCCCCATCGGCGGAGGAGCCAGCCGGGGAGGAAGGAGCCCATGTGGGAGACCTGGGTACGGATGCTCCAGTCGGCCCAGCCCCATTTGTCGGAGCGCCAGTCGAGCTGCTGGTCGGAGAGGCCTTGGACCTCTTTGGCGACCATATCGTAGAGTTTGGCGAACTGGGGGAAGACTTTGGTGCCGGGGGTATCGGGAGAAAGGGGTTTGGTGGTTGCCATAGGGGATACCTCTAGGGAAGGAGTTTTGGGAGGGGCCGATAGGTGGGCCTCCCCCTCCCGACTTGCATCGGGATTTCGTGGATT
This window of the SAR202 cluster bacterium genome carries:
- the pyrE gene encoding orotate phosphoribosyltransferase; amino-acid sequence: MSKVVERLLERALELEALKYGDFTLSSGKKSSYYFDGRRLTLDPEGSWLVGQAVFGLLKGTGVEAIGGLTLGADPMVAAVAMTSHQSGQPISGFIVRKEAKAHGTRQGIEGPLRQGSRVAIVDDVCTTGGSIFQAIAAAEGYGCKVAMTAAILDRREGGSEELARRGYKFTSLLAATAEGKVGVVG
- the obgE gene encoding GTPase ObgE → MIDKARIRVSSGKGGNGSVSFRREKFVPKGGPDGGEGGEGGSVYIRGDASLNTLIDFRYRSIYKAGDGGHGRGQNKTGAHGADLTIRVPIGTVVSVLEEGIERPALDVLDEERVLLVRGGKGGRGNIRFATSVNQTPMLAEAGEDGQEFELTLELKLLADVGIVGMPNAGKSTLIGVCSAAKPKIADYPFTTLEPVLGVAEYKGMRFLLMEVPGLIEGAHTGTGLGHDFLRHAERTRLLWHLVDGSAPDVEGRVDVINQELQHFGSELAEKPQILVVNKMDTAEAQESLESVKRVVESLGVRAFYISAAGRQGLEPLLAHTAEALASMPRALAGETALRGELPLRRPPKGAAEVHKEAGTFVVDSPRAIRLAAMANMRDRWARLQLWKEMEKMGVVEALERAGVKEGDTVRVGLIEMEWQ
- a CDS encoding 50S ribosomal protein L25 produces the protein MRSVMADTVTLTLEPRLVLGKKVRALRREGVVPVHIYGRDYQSQSLQCNVKLLLGVLVKAGTNTPIALDIGDGKEPQLALVREIQWGPIRGEILHVDFLHVDVTQEVTTRVPLVLRGESAGARLVSGTVVQQLRELEIRTLPLNIPAEIIVDATLLKEADDVVRVKNLTLPQGVTPLADPEETIARIEVIKEEVAAPTPEAVAAEGAAEGAAPAAAVEGAAGAQAKPGAKPGAAAQAKPGAAAKPGAGAQAKPGAKPGAKP
- the dnaA gene encoding chromosomal replication initiator protein DnaA, yielding MQEKIMETREHQARAIWSAVLGELQLQLPPSSFETWLKGTEGVAVDGQRLLVRAPNAFAAEWLEKRLHALVSRTIEKVSRQALEPFFQVRPTAASEMETERPQGSQEGGSPSQWAEPPQFKPNRRYTFDSFVVGPSNRLAFAASKAVAGTPGESHNPLFIYSGAGLGKTHLLHAIAHSCLQQRIRFLYVTSEHFTNDFVTSVREKAMDQFRSRYRGVDVLLMDDVQFLSGKEQTLEGFFHTFNDLHNSNRQVVITSDQTPQSIPAIEERLRSRFAWGLIADIQPPSSDTRVAILEARAREMGIGVMRDVLGYIAQHINGSVRELEGALNRTVAMARAEGREPHLEMAKQALQGLECQARMTPRTPEMVLRAVGEVFSVPREELLGKKRHKELALARHVTMYLLRHELDLEVARIGRVLGGKNHATILHGIERVTAELPGNALLRERVEATKAALGRS
- a CDS encoding nicotinate-nucleotide adenylyltransferase — translated: MKIGILGGTFDPIHLGHLIVAEEARVRLGLEEVLFVPTGKPWMKEGTPVSEAKHRLNMARLAISTNPFFRLSAMEIERPGPSYTVDTLTVLREEYGPEAEMFFILGVDSLAGFHEWKEPRRILEMATLVAVTRPGYEVPQTKVFNGALGGMENRLKTLDGVRVEISGRDLRRRVKEGLSIRYRVCSPVGKYIYDHGLYLDRVKNE
- a CDS encoding methionyl-tRNA formyltransferase; this translates as MRVIFMGTPSFALSALNVLVEPPYQVVAVYSAPDRPSGRGLSRTESPVKQFALQRGLHVLQPPSLRKSDALQQFATLAPDVVIVAAYGLLVPPAFLALPPHGFINIHPSLLPKLRGPSPVVTAILQGLDVTGVTLMLLDQGLDTGPILAQKEASIAPDDTAETLTHRLFDEGASLLLHTLPAWTSRRLKLALQDPSLATHTRKIEKEDGDASWELTAQDLHRRLRAFTPWPGLYTRWQGKALKILEAQPLPGESSSSVPGSVVNHPSTGKGLAVVTGKGLLKVTALQIEGKRSASAQDFLRGYPSILGARLPS
- a CDS encoding MarR family transcriptional regulator translates to MTRILIGFGEQDKMDLGALNKVRSLNYISASEGWRFLTNHARVLLFFDRHKRVTIREVSDALDLAEPSVRRIISQLSEAGYVKKRLERGVNLYVISAKMPMRSRELSQVPVSVIINALHKALDSTQRSDN